The genomic DNA CTTCGACTCTCGGCGGTGCGTTCGGCATCGCGATTATCGTTTCGGTATACTCGGCGCTGTCGGCAACCGTCTCGCTCGCAGCAGCAGGAAGTGTGGCGTTTATCGTTAACGTCGGGCTGCTCGCGTTCGCATTTGTCTTCGCTCTCGTTGTGATTCCAAAGACGAGCGTGAAAGACAAGTAGGGTGAAGCGGAACTTTTTATGACGTGTAAAAGTTGTGATAGCATTGACAGAACAAATTGATGCGGGAGCGAATGAGTAATGAAAATTGGGGTTATTTCAGATTTGCACATCGATCGTTATCACAGCGAGACGCTGCAGCAAAAAGATTTTTCTCTGACGCTTGCAAACGAAGTGTCTCGGGCGTCGCTTGATATACTGCTGATTGCCGGTGATATTTCAAACGATCACATTCGTTCATACCGGTTCATGCAGGAGCTTGAGCAGATGACTGGTGTGACGATATATTTCGTGCCCGGAAACCACGATTTCTGGAACTTCAGCGGAGATGCGAAAAGTACCCGGGAAATATATGAATACTTTAAAGATACGAAGTATTTTAAAGTAGGAGCGCCGATTGATCTTGGCGACGACTGGGCACTCGTCATGAACCCGGCCTGGTATGATTACACATACGCGAGTGATCGTTTTTCACTGGAACGCTTAAGTCAGCGCGAATTTTACGGCGGTACATGGCAGGATAAGGTGAAAATCAACTGGGGCATGTCAGACCCGGAAGTTTCAAAATTAATGGCGGAACGCGCTGCGTCGGACCTGGAGGCGGTCCGGGACAAGAAGATCATCCTGATGACACACGTGGTCACGAACAAAGCGTTCAGGGTGCCGATGCCGAATCGTCTGTTCGATTACTATAATGCGTTCATCGGCACGTCGGATTTCGATTCTTTTTACGAAGACTACGACATCCGGTACAGCATCATGGGGCATATACATTTCAGACACCAGGTTAAGGAAGGCAGTACGGATTACATTTGTGCCTGTCTCGGATATAAGCGCGAGTGGCGGACGAAAGACATCGTCCATGAAATGCGCGATGCGCTGCAGGTAATAGAGATTTAATATTGATAACGGTGAGAAACCGCCTTCGGGCGGTTTTTTCTATTTTACTGGAAACTATTTTAAGAAATGCAGATAAATAAATTAACTTTTACGAAATAAAAATAAATCGCTGTTTTTCCCTATATATAGTATGAGAGGACTTTTTTTATAGAGGAGGAAATCATGCTAATTACAAAACGGAAAATCAGTAAAGAGTTGTTGTACTGCAGAGCATTGAGTTTTCGAAGTCGTTTGAATGCAGAAGAATCGAAGAAACTGTCGGTACTCGAGCGCGGATATGCCGGAGAATGTATTTACGATGAGGTATTTGAAGATGTGGGGCACGGAACGGTGTTTGTGTTCCGTGATATTTATTTGGGAATTGAAGACAGCGTCGCACAGTACGATTCATTAATCGTGAGCGATGCAGGGGTTACAGTAAACGAAATAAAAAACTACTCGGGTTTTTATCGTGTGGAAAATGGTAAATGGTTTGCCGGAAGTTTTGAGGTGCCGGACGATCCGGCTGTGCAGCTGAAACGTGCGATGAACAAGCTGCTCAGATTAAAATATATTCATTCGCTGAATTTTGGTATTGAGGGCAGGGTGGTGTTTCCGCATATCGATTTCAGGTTGAATTATGATGATCCGGGGATGCGTGCGAAACTGGTGATGCGGGCGGAGCTGCGTGATTATTTAAAGCAGTTTAAAAACGAATATGCGGGGAGTTACGCCGAGCGGATTGCCGATGCGGTTTCCGCACACATTATTGATAATCCTTACTTTGATAAAAGTGCTGATTTTGATTTGGTGAGAAAGGGATTGTATTGCGGGAATTGCGGAAGTTTTGAAGTGACGGACAATCATTTTTATATGAGATGCGGGGGATGTGGAAGCCAGGAAACGAAAGAAACGCATCTTCTGAGAGCGATAAGTGATTTCAGTGCACTGTTTTCAAATGAAAGAATGACCAAGAAAAGGATGATGGAGTTTATCAATTATAAAATCAGCTCCAGAACAGCATTGAGAATGCTGGAAAAGTATTGCGTCCGTATAAAGAATGGTCCCCGGACATATTATAAATTTAAGTATCATGATTTTAATGAAGCGTATTATAAAAATGAGGAATTATACAGATATAAAGATAAAAAAATGATCTGATTTAGGTTAGTGTGCCAAAGAGAGAGGCTCATTGTCACAGTAGAGGGGTTAGTGTATCAGAGAGAGTAGTTCACTGTCACAGTAGAAGACTTAGTGTGCCAGAGAGAGTGGTTCACTGTCACAGTAGAAGACTTAGTGTGCCAAAGAGAGTAGTTCACTGTCACAGTAGAAGACTTAGTGTGCCAGAGAGGACCACTCATTGTCACAGTAGAGCATAATATCTGCCATCCCAACAAAAAAACGCGCCGGCAGGCGCGTCATTCAACATAAATTCTAATTTTTAGCTTTAATTTCTTCGTATTTCGCGTGCCATTCGGGGAATACGCGTTTAAAGATGACAGGCTGGAATTCGCCGTCGACTTTTTTCACAACAATCAGTGTTGTTGTGCCGTGCGTGCATACTTCACCGTCACCGTTAACGATTTCGAAGCCGTAAATTGTGCGGACACCTGTATGTTCTTCCACCCATGTACGGACGAATGCGCGGTCGCCGTATTTTAACGGTTTTGCGTATGTGATGTTGACGTTGTGAACGGGAGCGAGGTATCCTGCGCGTTCCATCGTCAGGTAATCATAGCCGATATCCTCAATCAGCTGTCTGCGTCCGAGTTCCAGCCATTTAATATAATTGCCGTGATAAATAACACCCATCATATCCGTATCGGCATATAATATCTGTATTTCAGTTTCTGCTACATAAACGCTCATGCAAGTTCCTCCTAAAAATATCTTACCGTCATTATATCACTCTGATCGGACAATTTTTCTAAGGAGTTTATCAGATTTGCCTAAAAGGGTATGATAGACAGAGAAGGCAATCAGAAATGGGGCAGAATGGATATGAAATTACTGACTTTTGTAGATGAGTTAACGGGGAAGTATCACCTTGGTGTACTGACAGCGTCAGGTGTGCTGGATATTTCCGAAGATTTTGAAACGCTGCAGGATGTCATGGCGAACAAGGAAAAGGCGGAGGCACTGATCGAGTTCTATCTGGAAGATGAGCACATCGAACTGAAAAGTATCGATGATATCAAGCTCGGACCGGTTGTGCCAAATCCGGAGAAAATCATTTGCATCGGTGTTAACTATAAACGCCATGCAGAAGAAATGAAAATAGATATTCCGGAACTGCCGATTATCTTTTCGAAGTTCAACAACGCACTGACAGCGCATAACAGTACGATAAAAATCCCGTCGGACACATACATGATTGATTACGAAGGCGAGCTTGCGATTATTATCGGTAAAGAAGGCCGCAACATCCCGCGGGATGAGGCGATGGATTACGTGTTCGGCTATGCCAATGCGAACGACGTTTCCGACCGGAGCGCACAGTTTGCGACGAGCCAGTGGCTCGCGGGGAAATCGTACGACGGTTTCTGTCCAATCGGCCCGTATATTGCAACGCTCGGGGAAATAGGAGAGCCGCATAAACTGCGTATCAAAACGTATGTTAATGACGAACTCCGTCAGGATTCCAATACGAATGATATGGTGTTTAAGAGCAGAGGCCTCGTCAGCTATATTTCAAAATATATGACGCTTAAGCCCGGTGATATTATTCTCACGGGTACACCTGAAGGGGTGGCGTCCGGATATAAAACCGCAGACAAGCCGTGGATTAAAGACGGTGACACTGTAACGGTTGAAATAGAATCGCTCGGCAGACTGACGAATCGTTTTGAAAAGGAATGATGATTGATGTCGATTTATGGAAAAGTTCGTACACTCTATACAGGAAAAGTTAAAACATGCGGAAATCCTGAAGCGGAACGTAAAATGGATCAGCCGTGGGAAACCGGAGCGTTTAAAGAACAAACGGATGAGCCTGTATTTTTATCCGAAGAAGGTCTGGCAGGCGATGAATGTGCAGATAAGAAAAATCACGGCGGACCGGAGAAAGCGCTGTTTGCCTACAGTCTCGCACATTACGACGACTGGCAGCGGGAACTCGGCAATCCGGATATTACCGCCGGCGGCAACGGGGAAAACATTTCTGTTATGCACATGGACGAAACAAGTGTCTGTATCGGTGATATTTATGAACTGGGTGAAGCGGTTGTCCAGGTCTCGCAGCCGCGCCGTCCGTGCTGGAAACCGGCACGGCGTCACAGAGATGTCGACCTTGCGAAAAAGATTGAGGATTCCGGACGTACCGGCTGGTATTTCCGCGTGCTTAAAGAAGGAAATATTAAAGCCGGTGATACATTTCAGCTGGTCGAGCGCCCGTGCCCGGACTGGACGATTGCACGTATGAACGAAGTGCTTTATCATAATCGGGATAATATCGGCCTGATGGAAAACTTAAGAGATGGTAAGTACACACCGCCGAGCTGGAAGAAAGCACTTGATAAGCTTCTGACCGGTGAAGAGGTGGACGATTCAAAACGACTGTACGGACCGAATATATAACGAAAAGAGGATGGCCGCGATGCAGCCATCCTCTTTATATTTTACTTTCCGCTCATCCACTGCATCGCTTTTAATATTCCGGCGTCCCAGTAGGTGTAATCATGGTCCCCGGGACCTTCCTCGTATTTAAAGGAAATGCCTTTTGACTCAAGGAAGCCTTTAAACTCCACGTTATCTTCATAGATGAAGTCTTCGGTCCCGCACATCATGTACAGTTCCGGCAGGCCGTCAACTCCGACAGCCCCGACGCCGTCTGCAACAATCTTTTTAATATCCAGTGCGGTCCCGGCTGCCGTATTAACGTCACCGATAATGCCCCGCATTTTAAAGTCCGGCCAGTCGTAGTCAAGGAGCCGCTCAATATTTGCGGCACTCGACATAAAGCATGCTTTGCCGAACAGTTCCGGATTTTCAAATGCTGTTTTTATAACGCCGAAACCGCCCATTGAATGTCCTGCAAGGAAATTATCCTCCCGTGCTTTCGACAGCGGGAAAATCTGATGGGCGTAACGCCACACTTCAAGTATATGATCTTTATAACTGTGCCCGTATAACATGTTTGCATAAAAGCTGTGGTCTCCGTCAGGCAGAATCACTGCAAGATTATGTTCATTGGCGTAGCGTTCCGCACTTGTAAACCGCATGTATGAATTATTATCGCTGCTTAAGCCGTGTAGAATCATTACGGATGGGAGAAGCCGGGGCTTGGCCGCCATGTCGTAATGTTCATCCTGTTCAGGCAGAATTAAATTAAAATGATGGTGCTTGCCGAGAGCATGTGAGAAAAAGTTGATTCGCATTAAAGCCAAAAAAATCGTCTCCTTTATAATATGATGATAAAAAAAGTCCCGCCATCAGACGGGACTGTACAGTTTTAGTTGTTCACTGTTTGAGCTTTCGGTTCTTTATCTTCAGGATTATATGTCGGATCGAGCTTGCGTTCAAGGAAACGCAGCGCGAAGTCGATAATAATCGCAATCAGTGCAATCGGAATGGCACCGGCTAAAATATACACGGTGCCGTCCGTAGCGTTCGTTCCGCGGATGATTAAGTCGGACAGTGTCGGTGCACCGATAAATGACCCAATCGCAACGATACCGATTGCAACGACAAGCGCGATGCGCAGACCGCCGATAATTACCGACAGTGCGAGCGGCAGCTCAATCATGCGGAGCACCTGATTGCGTGTCATTCCCATACTTTTTCCGGCATCGGTAATATTTTTATCGACACCGGTAATGCCTGCGTACGTGTTTTTAATAATCGGCAGCAGCGCGTACAGGAATACCGTCACGATAACCGTATTTGTACCGAGTCCCATAACGAGCATTAAAATCGCGAGCATCGCGAGTGCGGGAATCGTCTGGATAATATTCGCAAGTGTAATTACAATGCCTGAAAGTTTTGCATAGCGCGCGATAAAAATTCCGACCGGGATGCCGACGATTGCAGCAAACAGCACGCCGTAAACACTCATCAGCAGATGATCTGTAAACAGGCTGAGCAGGTAGGCGAAGTTGTTGACGAAATAATTATATAAATCGGACATCAAATTACCTGTCATATTATTCACCTTTCCCTTCAAAGTAGTTGTGTTCTTCTAAAAACTCTTCCGCAACGAGTGCAGGCTCAATGCCTTCCTCATCCGAACGGTAGTTTAAGTTCTGCATCGTTTCTGTTGAAATCGTATCAGTCAGACGTGACAGTGCATCGTCAATTACAGGATATTCCTCGATAATTTCATGTGTTGCAAACGGTGCTGCATCATACGGCGGGAAGAACTGCAGGTCATCTTCCAGCACGACTAAATCATATGCCGGAATACGGCCGTCAGTCGTATAGCCGAGTGCGAGATCCAGACTGCCTGTACTTAATGCTTCGTACACGAGACTGATCTGCATTGCACGGATGTTATCGAATTCAAACCCGTATGCTTTCTGGAATGCAGGATATCCGTCACCCGGACGGTTGAACCATGATGTATCCACACCGACTGCGAACTCATCTGTATATTCTGCGAGATCTGATGTTGTTTCAAGATTGTATTTTTCCGCTGTTTCACGCGTTACCATAAATGCGTACGTGTTATCAAAACCGTAAGAGTCGTAAAATTTCATATCAAAATCTTTATCAAACGCTTCCTGCGTCTGCTCGAGTGCCACCATCGGATCACTTTCAGCGTCCTTATTCAAAACACCTGTAAGTTCTGTGCCTGTATAACGGACACCCGATACCTGGGCATCTCCCGAGAGCAGTGCGTTGTGCTGAATGGTTGATGAACCGAGATTGTTAATCATCACGGGTTCAATTTCGCCGTCGCTGTAATGTTCGATCATTAAGCGCGACATATGTGAAACGATTTGTGATTCTGTAGTTGTCATAGAAGTAATTGCAATGCCATCGCTGGAACTGCTGCTGAGTCCGGGCAGACTGCACCCGGCCAAGACAGTCAGAGATACCAGGATGACGGCTAATAATTTTTTAGTTTGTCTCATGATACTCCTCCTATCTCGATACTTTTAAGCCTTTCGGCGTCGCCCATTTTTCTGTAAGCGATAAAACATAATCAGCAATTAAAGCGAGCAGTGTCACCATAATTGCTGCGCTGATAATCAGTTCGGGCTGGTACGAATTCAGACCGTTAAAGACGAAGTCGCCAAGTCCGCCGGCACCGATATAGCTGGCAAGCGTTGCCCATGAAATAACGTAAACCGATGATAATCTGATACCGCTCAAAATTAACGGAACAGCAATCGGCAGTTCAACGTTCCACATTAACTGCATACGTGTCATGCCCATACTTTTTGCTGCTTCCCTGACGTTCGGATCGATGTTTTTAACACCGATAATCGTATTGTTTAAAATCGGCAGCAGAATATATGCACTGAGTGCGATAATTGCAGGCACGCGTCCGACTCCAAACAGCGGAATCATTAATGCAAGCACTGCAAGTGTCGGTACGGTCTGCAGCACGCCGGCTGTCGTTAATACGTAGCCGCTCAGTTTTTTAGTGTTGGCAATTGACATACCAAGCGGAACGGCGATCAGAATACCGATGATCAATGAAATAATAGACAGGTAAAAGTGTTCCCATGTTTTCATGAGGAGCTCCGAACCGTTGACGCTTAAAAATTCCATCATGCTTCATCAGCTCCTGACGTTACCGGTGCGGACGTCTCCTCGCCCCAGATTGTGTCGTATACGATATCCACTAAGTTGGAACGCGTAATTAATCCGATTAATGTATTGTTTTCATCCACTACAGGTATGTTTCTGACGTTTCGTTTTAAAATAGTGCGGACGGAATCCTGAAGTTTTGAATCGATGCCGATTTTGTATATGTCGCGGCCCATTAAATCAACGATATCCATACCTTTACGGTATCCTTCGTTAATATCTTCAATGTCGATAAAGCCGAGCAGTTTCTTCTTGCTGTCGGTAACGAGAATCGTATCGATACGTTTTTCACGCATCAGGGCGATACATTCGTTAATCGATTTATCGACTGTTATGCTGACAGGTGTAATCATTGCATCAGCGACGGTACGCATATTCGGACGGTCCTGAATTAAACGGCCTTCACCGATAAAGTCGCGTACGAAATCATTGGCAGGGTTGCGGAGAATTTCATCCGGAGTATCGAACTGGATAATTTCACCGTGACTCATAATGCAGATTCTGTCTGCGAGTTTAATTGCTTCATCCATATCGTGTGTGACAAAAATAAATGTTTTGCCGAGTTTCTGCTGGAGTTCTTTAACTAAATCCTGGAGTGTGTCGCGGGTAATAGGATCGAGTGCGCCAAACGGCTCATCCATCAGGATGATGTCCTGTTCTGCTGCAAGTGCACGGACAACACCGATACGCTGCTGCTGTCCGCCGGACAGTTCAGAAGGGTAGCGTTGTAAAAATTCTTCAGGCAGGTCGACGAGTTTTATTAACTCTTTCGCCTTCCTGTCTTTATCTTCCTCAGACCATTTTAAAAGTCTCGGAACAAGTGTAATGTTTTCTTTGATCGTCATGTGCGGCAAAAGTCCAATCTGCTGAATCACATAGCCGATACTGCGGCGCAGTTCCACCGGGTTTTTCTTGGTGATATCTTTACCGTTTATCGTAATCGTCCCGGAGGTCGGTTCGATCATCCGGTTAATCATGCGGAGTGCGGTCGTTTTACCACTCCCGCTGGTACCGATAAATGCGATAAATTCACCTTCCTGAATATCGAGGGAAATGTCGTTAACGGCTTTCTTACTGCCGCCGTAAATCTTAGTTAAATTCTTTATGCTTAACATAGTCGTCTCCTTTACTTTATAAAGTTGAGCAAATTTATACTTAATGATTATAACATACTTTGGAATACTATTTCAGATATCTGATTATGTAAGCGATTTAAAAATGCGTATTTACGCTTTTTAATTGCTTTAATGTGAAAAAAAACACTGTAATTTAATTAGGATAAAAAATAAAATAAGTGAATTTAAATTTCGCGTTAATTTGAAAACATGATAGAATGAAATAAAACATGCTATAGAAGGGGAATGCCAATGTTGTCATTATTAATGATTGTAGTGCCTGTCTTTTTAGTTTTTGTGATCGGTTTTACAGCACAGAAACTGCTGAAAATGGACATTAAATCTGTATCATCCGTGTCGCTTTACATATTATTTCCCTGCCTTGCATTTACGACGTTTTATACAAACCCTTTGGATGGGGAATTTTTATACGCATTGTTTTATTCGGTAATTCTAATGCTCACCTTAACGCTGGTTACAATCGTAATTGCGTCCGTGCTGAAATACAGCCGTGCGGAAATTGGTGCAATGCTGCTTGGTGTACTGTTTCCAAACAGCGGAAATTACGGTGCACCGGTAGTGCTGTTCGCGATTAATGCGGCGGCATTTGACTATGCGATTATGCTGACTGTAATACATACGTTTATTATCAGCACAGTCGGAATATTCATTGCCTCATACGGTAACGGTGCGGCAATTACTGTGCGGGAAGGCATACGCAGTGTCATGCGGGTACCTGTTATATATGCTGTAATGATTGCAGTAATTATGCAGCTTTTAAATTTTGATATACCGCCGCAGTTTATGGAAGTGATTGAAATGATTGGAGCGGCATCGATTCCAATCGTTATGCTGATACTCGGCATGCAGCTCGCGGATATGAAGCTTGGCCACAGTAAAATCACGGAAGTAACAGGGCTGGTTGTCATGCGTATGGTGGTATCCCCGCTCATTGCGATGGTACTGACATTGTTCATGCCGATTGATGAAATATTTAAACTGGTGTTTATCATACTGAACGCAATGCCGGTGGCCGCGAATGCCACGATGATTGCCGCAGCGTACAATACAAAGCCGGATACAGTTTCCCTTGGGGCGTTCGTAACGACTGTATTGAGCCTGATTGCGCTCCCGGTATGGCTGTATGTACTTGGAATCGGGATGTAGTAAATATATTTAATTAAAGATTTGTATGTATTATTGTACTGTTCTTCGTAAAGTAATCGAAACTTTCTGAATACTTATTGACACTAACAGTTAAAAAGTGGTAATTTAGACCTTAACTAAACTTTACATAGCCGATTTAAACTATATAACCCCTTAGCAGGCACTTTCCACCCGGGAAAGTGTCTGCTCTCTTTTTTATAGATTGCAAAAAGGCTCTTTTGGGTATATTTAATATTAAGCGATATAAATATAGGGGGAGTTATTGTGAAAAACCGATATACTGCTGATATTGAATATTTAACAGTAGGGCTGGAAAACGCATCGATTGAAGTGGAGGCTTTTGTAAATCTCGGCTGTCCGTACAGCGCGAAGTTCTTTGAAATTGCATCCAATGTCATTAAACCTTATACAGACAGCGGGCATGTGAAGTTTGTTGTGAAGCATGTGGACCGTACGAAAGATCAGCTGCTCCGCGGCACGATTGCCAATAACTATGTGGACCACGACGATCCGGTGGAAGGCTTCGCGGCGATGAAAAAATTATTCCGGACGCAGAGATCATGGGTGAAGAGTTTCAGAAAGACGCTTGAAATGTGTGAAGATGAACTTGGACTTCCTGAGCAAACTGCCGCTTATGAACGCGGTGCAGCAGTGCTGGAAGATTTTAATGAACGCGGACTGAAGATTGTGCCGACTGTATTTATTAACGGGGAACATCTTACAGAATATAAGCCGGCAGATCAGAGTGATGAAGAGATCGGCAGGTTATTTACTGAAAGAATAGAGTCATTGAAATAGGCTGGAGTTTCCAGTCTGTTTTCTTTTAGTGTATATTACTCGTAAGGAGATGAAGTGATGAAGTATTTCGCAGTGTTTTTATCGATGAAAGATGAAGAGTTATCGCGTATACACAGACAGAAACATCTGGACTTTTTGGCACAGAAGAGAGAGTCCGGCACTGTACTGATGAACGGCAGGTTCACAGACGGTACAGGCGGTCTTATTATTTACCGTGCTGAAAATGAAGAGTCAGCGGTCTCACTCGTAAAACAGGATCCCTACATTTCGCTGGGTGCGAGAGATTATGAAATCCGTGAATGGGATATGGAAACAAATTACGAGTTTTAAAAGTTCGGAGTGATAATGATGAAGTCAGCTAAGAGAGTTACATTATTAATACTGGGAGTACTATTATTATGGGCACCGGGAATTCATGCACAGGAAGCAATCAATCCTTATTTGCAGAATATGGTGGAGGTACGGGCATCATCCGATGAAAGCTGGCAGGAAGCCCAGCAGATGATCAGCCGTATGAATCATGTGGAAAACAGCATTTTGTATCAGACGAGCAGCAACGGTGCAGTATTTATACTCGCTGATACACCGATTACAGAGCAGCCGGAATTCGAGCATTTAAAAGGCGTGGTACCGAGGGGCCATACAAACTCCTGGGATGAAATTCCGGGTGCAGGAGGACACGTATCCATGGCGCGTATTGGATACAGTGCGTATGGCAGAGGCCATTCGGCAGTCAATCTTGAACTCCATGAATACGGACATGTCGTCGACTCATTTACAGTCGGCGTGCAGGTAAGTGAAACAGAGGAGTTCAGAGCGATTCATGCTGCTGAGGTGGATTCTCTGATGAACAGCAACTCACAGCGTGATTATTACGATATCGTTGAAGAATATTTCGGTGAAACATTCGCGATGTATTACTACACAGCGGAATCACGTGCGGAACTGGCAGAGAAAGCACCGAGAACATTTGCGTTCTTTGATGACTTTAACCATCGTATTTTATCGACCGGAGAAGTGACAGGGAACACTGTAACAATGTACTGGGATCTGCATGAAGATGCCGTGGAATACGAAATGTTCCGGAACGGTGAATCTGTCGGTACGACAGCAGACAGCAGCTTCAGAATCGAAGGATTAAATACGGATACAACTTACGATTTTAAAGTTGTCGCAAAAAATGCGGGCGGTGAAGAAATCTATACATCCTATACACGTTCGGCACTGACAGGCAGCGTGCCGGATGCAGATACGACC from Jeotgalicoccus saudimassiliensis includes the following:
- a CDS encoding YciI family protein; its protein translation is MKYFAVFLSMKDEELSRIHRQKHLDFLAQKRESGTVLMNGRFTDGTGGLIIYRAENEESAVSLVKQDPYISLGARDYEIREWDMETNYEF
- a CDS encoding anthrax toxin lethal factor-related metalloendopeptidase — encoded protein: MKSAKRVTLLILGVLLLWAPGIHAQEAINPYLQNMVEVRASSDESWQEAQQMISRMNHVENSILYQTSSNGAVFILADTPITEQPEFEHLKGVVPRGHTNSWDEIPGAGGHVSMARIGYSAYGRGHSAVNLELHEYGHVVDSFTVGVQVSETEEFRAIHAAEVDSLMNSNSQRDYYDIVEEYFGETFAMYYYTAESRAELAEKAPRTFAFFDDFNHRILSTGEVTGNTVTMYWDLHEDAVEYEMFRNGESVGTTADSSFRIEGLNTDTTYDFKVVAKNAGGEEIYTSYTRSALTGSVPDADTTELEATISEVEAAYQDREMGQPLTRALANAKSYISDVYSPKQDEVDNLNSYLQETWEADEAAQQAAEEQRLREEQEAREEAERKAEEERIAKEKQEAQEAAEREKAAEEARKQELQDTIIKITIGAGVIIAAVIGIIVYRKKRK
- a CDS encoding AEC family transporter; protein product: MLSLLMIVVPVFLVFVIGFTAQKLLKMDIKSVSSVSLYILFPCLAFTTFYTNPLDGEFLYALFYSVILMLTLTLVTIVIASVLKYSRAEIGAMLLGVLFPNSGNYGAPVVLFAINAAAFDYAIMLTVIHTFIISTVGIFIASYGNGAAITVREGIRSVMRVPVIYAVMIAVIMQLLNFDIPPQFMEVIEMIGAASIPIVMLILGMQLADMKLGHSKITEVTGLVVMRMVVSPLIAMVLTLFMPIDEIFKLVFIILNAMPVAANATMIAAAYNTKPDTVSLGAFVTTVLSLIALPVWLYVLGIGM
- a CDS encoding thioredoxin domain-containing protein yields the protein MKNRYTADIEYLTVGLENASIEVEAFVNLGCPYSAKFFEIASNVIKPYTDSGHVKFVVKHVDRTKDQLLRGTIANNYVDHDDPVEGFAAMKKLFRTQRSWVKSFRKTLEMCEDELGLPEQTAAYERGAAVLEDFNERGLKIVPTVFINGEHLTEYKPADQSDEEIGRLFTERIESLK